The Penaeus monodon isolate SGIC_2016 chromosome 13, NSTDA_Pmon_1, whole genome shotgun sequence genome contains a region encoding:
- the LOC119580386 gene encoding histone deacetylase complex subunit SAP130-A-like isoform X2, translating into MAGRGGLMTSGGGGSGSAGDPSNQPMDLAQKTVARSLESGGIVKSGGTTLVHYTTGVQQILTTSGTTAHVVTAKPIGRTESMGVAGQTVTLVSRPSAPPSALNLASQGPGGGSGGPSLRTVSHTPGGTTTSTVVTSASTYHIPRGAAAVANIAAPRSQTVATPIMRTTAQPIGQPGSNVPGPRGSVVGQRLVPASTNGGWIRNTPSPAHTGKVTGLSMHPGVTAPNVSLGVQRPSMPMPRLGPGGGAITTYHTGVRPGIVSSGSIRGPGTATMRGMVTSEGAKGTGPKAVHITQPIGPQKYGGMGGVMSGSGRSVVASGGGAGGGSSSGTIYSPGNPMVTTMSGPGVNPQTTIRTQAPPAIAVRITTAPVSTATSSSQVTSQAGTSIGAISMTSPSGSSPGAILTHQSPLHRTQQDQVPLKTPIVRTPVASHQSKGGVQAQTLAFSDGPKVITQPAQGPPLALAQISGLAGVTTQKAQVNTHTVSQQHTPSVQHRPGGSVMGSSVGRVMGGTGIPVAKVLPQQATTPNQGSASVAGPPRGSHGQVRAQSPGQAADPQAPHTNVFLQRPHAGVTVTSGTPTGQAERVVTTVPQYSIAPPYYYEQGQNTYQVGGPTLVPHTLSSTHYVPTNVQSGSLRVTGGGPSATAGAAPGHGGGPGQIVEGPGGQAPAPLPAMKPGASPRPSILRKRPDSDGTPLKAAKNLTAALCLPMPSPPSPKRPDSRGNGNASSGSTTISANSSPGLQIEELDGSSGGAATGNSAELRTPPSIKQEPPEDATVVLPRQPVLCSMSETSAGLTTGIVTTTLNVPQPHLSVTGMHGASQALADGLSPRKKPRKQQLTGNELQEARSSEDDLDHPPVKKTKREIAEDNHDLEGSEDEGGGWSEPGGGSSGGSYGGSGGGLGGASASSAVNATVVITNRPTMSLLSSFRQTWKPRHNHFVRHTDVKPKDERRLTVNEIANQKMALQRVNGWKVVHLSGQVDDLVELESDVVDRLHLLLTSLEKRTHGRKPYKDFDKDINRLSELVKANIQRSKIIKDQMTEARTQMEKLFEHKGKIVEIMTKYSSKRSVRKKEKS; encoded by the exons ATGGCAGGAAGAGGAGGCTTGATGACTTCAGGAGGAGGGGGCTCTGGCTCAGCAGGAGACCCAAGCAACCAGCCCATGGACCTGGCACAGAAGACAGTCGCTAGGTCACTAGAATCG GGAGGCATAGTCAAGAGTGGAGGAACCACTCTCGTCCACTACACAACGGGGGTTCAGCAGATCCTCACTACAAGTGGAACGACAGCACATGTAGTCACTGCCAAGCCTA TTGGCAGGACAGAGAGCATGGGAGTGGCAGGGCAGACAGTGACCCTTGTATCACGCCCTTCTGCCCCCCCATCAGCTCTCAACCTAGCATCACAGGGCCCAGGAGGAGGCAGTGGTGGTCCTTCACTGAGGACTGTGTCACACACCCCAGGGGGAACCACCACCAGCACAGTGGTCACTTCAGCGTCCACCTACCACATCCCACGTGGAGCGGCTGCTGTGGCCAACATCGCAGCCCCAAGGTCCCAGACAGTGGCTACACCCATCATGAGGACCACTGCGCAGCCCATTGGCCAACCAGGCTCCAATGTCCCTGGGCC GAGAGGAAGTGTTGTAGGTCAACGATTGGTACCAGCTTCAACGAATGGAGGCTGGATTCGAAACACACCTTCCCCAGCACACACGGGCAAGGTCACAGGACTGTCCATGCACCCTGGGGTCACAGCACCCAATGTCAG TCTGGGCGTCCAGAGGCCATCGATGCCAATGCCTCGTCTAGGCCCAGGTGGTGGGGCCATAACGACTTATCACACAGGAGTTCGGCCAGGCATCGTCTCCAGTGGCTCTATCAGAGGGCCAGGCACTGCCACCATGCGAGGGATGGTTACATCGGAGGGCGCAAAGGGCACGGGACCCAAGGCAGTGCACATCACACAGCCCATTGGACCACAG aaATATGGGGGCATGGGTGGCGTGATGAGTGGCAGTGGGCGCAGTGTGGTGGCCTCAGGGGGCGGCGCGGGTGGAGGGTCCTCCTCAGGCACCATCTATAGCCCCGGCAACCCTATGGTGACCACGATGTCAGGGCCAGGAGTAAACCCACAGACCACCATCAGAACACAGGCTCCCCCAGCCATTGCAGTCAGAATCACAACAGCACCAGTGTCTACAGCCACATCTTCTTCACAG GTGACCTCCCAGGCTGGCACAAGCATTGGTGCCATTTCCATGACATCCCCATCTGGATCATCCCCCGGTGCCATCCTGACACACCAGTCACCCTTGCACAGGACACAGCAAGACCAGGTTCCTCTCAAGACCCCAATTG TTCGGACTCCTGTGGCTTCACACCAGAGCAAGGGCGGGGTGCAGGCACAGACTCTAGCCTTTTCCGATGGGCCAAAGGTGATCACACAGCCTGCACAGGGCCCACCTCTGGCTCTTGCACAGATCTCAGGCTTAGCAGGGGTGACTACCCAAAAAGCCCAGGTCAACACTCATACTGTGTCACAGCAGCACACTCCTAGTGTCCAGCACAGACCCG GTGGCAGCGTGATGGGCAGCAGTGTAGGGCGAGTGATGGGGGGGACAGGAATCCCGGTGGCCAAGGTCCTCCCTCAGCAAGCAACAACCCCAAACCAGGGGTCTGCATCTGTTGCTGGCCCCCCCAGGGGATCCCATGGGCAGGTGCGCGCTCAGTCCCCTGGCCAGGCAGCCGACCCACAGGCTCCCCACACCAATGTGTTCCTGCAGAGACCTCATGCAG GGGTGACGGTGACAAGTGGCACACCCACAGGTCAGGCAGAACGGGTTGTAACAACAGTCCCCCAGTACAGCATTGCACCACCCTACTACTATGAACAAGGACAAAACACTTACCAG GTTGGTGGCCCCACTCTTGTGCCACACACCCTGAGCTCCACCCACTACGTCCCAACCAACGTCCAGAGTGGCTCCCTCAGAGTAACAGGGGGAGGACCCAGTGCCACTGCAGGTGCAGCCCCAGGCCATGGAGGGGGCCCAGGTCAGATTGTTGAGGGTCCAGGGGGACAAGCACCTGCCCCCCTCCCAGCCATGAAACCAGGTGCCTCCCCGAGGCCTTCCATCCTACGCAAGCGGCCTGATAGTGATGG GACACCCCTCAAAGCCGCCAAGAATCTCACGGCCGCTCTGTGCCTCCCCATGCCCTCACCACCCTCCCCCAAACGCCCAGACTCCAGAGGGAATGGGAATGCATCGTCAGGCTCGACAACCATCTCAGCCAATTCCTCTCCTG GGCTGCAAATTGAGGAGCTGGATGGCAGCAGTGGAGGCGCCGCCACAGGGAACAGCGCAGAGTTGCGGACACCCCCCAGCATCAAGCAGGAGCCCCCCGAGGACGCCACGGTGGTCCTCCCTCGCCAGCCTGTGCTCTGCTCCATGAGCGAGACTTCGGCTGGCCTCACCACCGGCATTGTCACCACCACACTCAACGTGCCGCAGCCCCACCTCTCTGTCACAGGCATGCACGGGGCCTCACAGGCGTTGGCTGATGGCCTCTCACCCAGGAAGAAGCCCAGAAAGCAGCAGCT GACTGGGAACGAGCTTCAGGAGGCGCGGTCCAGCGAGGATGACCTTGACCATCCGCCggtaaagaagacgaagagagagatcgCAGAGGACAATCACG ACCTGGAAGGAAGCGAAGACGAGGGCGGGGGATGGTCTGAGCCAGGTGGGGGCAGCAGTGGAGGGAGCtatggggggagtggagggggctTAGGGGGAGCCAGTGCCAGTAGTGCCGTCAACGCCACCGTCGTCATAACGAACCGCCCCACCATGTCCCTCCTGAGCAGTTTCCGACAGACGTGGAAGCCGAGGCACAACCACTTTGTGCGCCACACGGATGTCAAGCCCAAGGACGAGAGGAGATTGACTGTCAATGAAATAGCCAACCAGAAGATGGCTCTGCAGCGGGTCAATGGATGGAAG gttGTTCACCTCTCAGGGCAAGTGGATGACCTTGTAGAGCTCGAGTCTGATGTGGTTGACCGTCTGCATTTGCTGCTCACGTCCTTGGAGAAGAGAACGCATGGCAGAAAGCCATACAAG gACTTTGATAAAGACATCAATAGGTTGTCAGAGCTAGTCAAGGCCAACATCCAGAGATCCAAGATTATAAAGGACCAGATGACTGAGGCAAGAACACAGATGGAAAAGCTTTTTGAGCACAAGGGCAAGATTGTGGAGATCATGACAAAGTACAGTAGCAAGCGCAGTGTTCGTAAGAAGGAAAAGAGTTGA
- the LOC119580386 gene encoding histone deacetylase complex subunit SAP130-A-like isoform X1 — protein sequence MAGRGGLMTSGGGGSGSAGDPSNQPMDLAQKTVARSLESGGIVKSGGTTLVHYTTGVQQILTTSGTTAHVVTAKPIGRTESMGVAGQTVTLVSRPSAPPSALNLASQGPGGGSGGPSLRTVSHTPGGTTTSTVVTSASTYHIPRGAAAVANIAAPRSQTVATPIMRTTAQPIGQPGSNVPGPRGSVVGQRLVPASTNGGWIRNTPSPAHTGKVTGLSMHPGVTAPNVSLGVQRPSMPMPRLGPGGGAITTYHTGVRPGIVSSGSIRGPGTATMRGMVTSEGAKGTGPKAVHITQPIGPQKYGGMGGVMSGSGRSVVASGGGAGGGSSSGTIYSPGNPMVTTMSGPGVNPQTTIRTQAPPAIAVRITTAPVSTATSSSQVTSQAGTSIGAISMTSPSGSSPGAILTHQSPLHRTQQDQVPLKTPIVRTPVASHQSKGGVQAQTLAFSDGPKVITQPAQGPPLALAQISGLAGVTTQKAQVNTHTVSQQHTPSVQHRPGGSVMGSSVGRVMGGTGIPVAKVLPQQATTPNQGSASVAGPPRGSHGQVRAQSPGQAADPQAPHTNVFLQRPHAGVTVTSGTPTGQAERVVTTVPQYSIAPPYYYEQGQNTYQVGGPTLVPHTLSSTHYVPTNVQSGSLRVTGGGPSATAGAAPGHGGGPGQIVEGPGGQAPAPLPAMKPGASPRPSILRKRPDSDGTPLKAAKNLTAALCLPMPSPPSPKRPDSRGNGNASSGSTTISANSSPDSSLSGLQIEELDGSSGGAATGNSAELRTPPSIKQEPPEDATVVLPRQPVLCSMSETSAGLTTGIVTTTLNVPQPHLSVTGMHGASQALADGLSPRKKPRKQQLTGNELQEARSSEDDLDHPPVKKTKREIAEDNHDLEGSEDEGGGWSEPGGGSSGGSYGGSGGGLGGASASSAVNATVVITNRPTMSLLSSFRQTWKPRHNHFVRHTDVKPKDERRLTVNEIANQKMALQRVNGWKVVHLSGQVDDLVELESDVVDRLHLLLTSLEKRTHGRKPYKDFDKDINRLSELVKANIQRSKIIKDQMTEARTQMEKLFEHKGKIVEIMTKYSSKRSVRKKEKS from the exons ATGGCAGGAAGAGGAGGCTTGATGACTTCAGGAGGAGGGGGCTCTGGCTCAGCAGGAGACCCAAGCAACCAGCCCATGGACCTGGCACAGAAGACAGTCGCTAGGTCACTAGAATCG GGAGGCATAGTCAAGAGTGGAGGAACCACTCTCGTCCACTACACAACGGGGGTTCAGCAGATCCTCACTACAAGTGGAACGACAGCACATGTAGTCACTGCCAAGCCTA TTGGCAGGACAGAGAGCATGGGAGTGGCAGGGCAGACAGTGACCCTTGTATCACGCCCTTCTGCCCCCCCATCAGCTCTCAACCTAGCATCACAGGGCCCAGGAGGAGGCAGTGGTGGTCCTTCACTGAGGACTGTGTCACACACCCCAGGGGGAACCACCACCAGCACAGTGGTCACTTCAGCGTCCACCTACCACATCCCACGTGGAGCGGCTGCTGTGGCCAACATCGCAGCCCCAAGGTCCCAGACAGTGGCTACACCCATCATGAGGACCACTGCGCAGCCCATTGGCCAACCAGGCTCCAATGTCCCTGGGCC GAGAGGAAGTGTTGTAGGTCAACGATTGGTACCAGCTTCAACGAATGGAGGCTGGATTCGAAACACACCTTCCCCAGCACACACGGGCAAGGTCACAGGACTGTCCATGCACCCTGGGGTCACAGCACCCAATGTCAG TCTGGGCGTCCAGAGGCCATCGATGCCAATGCCTCGTCTAGGCCCAGGTGGTGGGGCCATAACGACTTATCACACAGGAGTTCGGCCAGGCATCGTCTCCAGTGGCTCTATCAGAGGGCCAGGCACTGCCACCATGCGAGGGATGGTTACATCGGAGGGCGCAAAGGGCACGGGACCCAAGGCAGTGCACATCACACAGCCCATTGGACCACAG aaATATGGGGGCATGGGTGGCGTGATGAGTGGCAGTGGGCGCAGTGTGGTGGCCTCAGGGGGCGGCGCGGGTGGAGGGTCCTCCTCAGGCACCATCTATAGCCCCGGCAACCCTATGGTGACCACGATGTCAGGGCCAGGAGTAAACCCACAGACCACCATCAGAACACAGGCTCCCCCAGCCATTGCAGTCAGAATCACAACAGCACCAGTGTCTACAGCCACATCTTCTTCACAG GTGACCTCCCAGGCTGGCACAAGCATTGGTGCCATTTCCATGACATCCCCATCTGGATCATCCCCCGGTGCCATCCTGACACACCAGTCACCCTTGCACAGGACACAGCAAGACCAGGTTCCTCTCAAGACCCCAATTG TTCGGACTCCTGTGGCTTCACACCAGAGCAAGGGCGGGGTGCAGGCACAGACTCTAGCCTTTTCCGATGGGCCAAAGGTGATCACACAGCCTGCACAGGGCCCACCTCTGGCTCTTGCACAGATCTCAGGCTTAGCAGGGGTGACTACCCAAAAAGCCCAGGTCAACACTCATACTGTGTCACAGCAGCACACTCCTAGTGTCCAGCACAGACCCG GTGGCAGCGTGATGGGCAGCAGTGTAGGGCGAGTGATGGGGGGGACAGGAATCCCGGTGGCCAAGGTCCTCCCTCAGCAAGCAACAACCCCAAACCAGGGGTCTGCATCTGTTGCTGGCCCCCCCAGGGGATCCCATGGGCAGGTGCGCGCTCAGTCCCCTGGCCAGGCAGCCGACCCACAGGCTCCCCACACCAATGTGTTCCTGCAGAGACCTCATGCAG GGGTGACGGTGACAAGTGGCACACCCACAGGTCAGGCAGAACGGGTTGTAACAACAGTCCCCCAGTACAGCATTGCACCACCCTACTACTATGAACAAGGACAAAACACTTACCAG GTTGGTGGCCCCACTCTTGTGCCACACACCCTGAGCTCCACCCACTACGTCCCAACCAACGTCCAGAGTGGCTCCCTCAGAGTAACAGGGGGAGGACCCAGTGCCACTGCAGGTGCAGCCCCAGGCCATGGAGGGGGCCCAGGTCAGATTGTTGAGGGTCCAGGGGGACAAGCACCTGCCCCCCTCCCAGCCATGAAACCAGGTGCCTCCCCGAGGCCTTCCATCCTACGCAAGCGGCCTGATAGTGATGG GACACCCCTCAAAGCCGCCAAGAATCTCACGGCCGCTCTGTGCCTCCCCATGCCCTCACCACCCTCCCCCAAACGCCCAGACTCCAGAGGGAATGGGAATGCATCGTCAGGCTCGACAACCATCTCAGCCAATTCCTCTCCTG ACTCATCCTTATCAGGGCTGCAAATTGAGGAGCTGGATGGCAGCAGTGGAGGCGCCGCCACAGGGAACAGCGCAGAGTTGCGGACACCCCCCAGCATCAAGCAGGAGCCCCCCGAGGACGCCACGGTGGTCCTCCCTCGCCAGCCTGTGCTCTGCTCCATGAGCGAGACTTCGGCTGGCCTCACCACCGGCATTGTCACCACCACACTCAACGTGCCGCAGCCCCACCTCTCTGTCACAGGCATGCACGGGGCCTCACAGGCGTTGGCTGATGGCCTCTCACCCAGGAAGAAGCCCAGAAAGCAGCAGCT GACTGGGAACGAGCTTCAGGAGGCGCGGTCCAGCGAGGATGACCTTGACCATCCGCCggtaaagaagacgaagagagagatcgCAGAGGACAATCACG ACCTGGAAGGAAGCGAAGACGAGGGCGGGGGATGGTCTGAGCCAGGTGGGGGCAGCAGTGGAGGGAGCtatggggggagtggagggggctTAGGGGGAGCCAGTGCCAGTAGTGCCGTCAACGCCACCGTCGTCATAACGAACCGCCCCACCATGTCCCTCCTGAGCAGTTTCCGACAGACGTGGAAGCCGAGGCACAACCACTTTGTGCGCCACACGGATGTCAAGCCCAAGGACGAGAGGAGATTGACTGTCAATGAAATAGCCAACCAGAAGATGGCTCTGCAGCGGGTCAATGGATGGAAG gttGTTCACCTCTCAGGGCAAGTGGATGACCTTGTAGAGCTCGAGTCTGATGTGGTTGACCGTCTGCATTTGCTGCTCACGTCCTTGGAGAAGAGAACGCATGGCAGAAAGCCATACAAG gACTTTGATAAAGACATCAATAGGTTGTCAGAGCTAGTCAAGGCCAACATCCAGAGATCCAAGATTATAAAGGACCAGATGACTGAGGCAAGAACACAGATGGAAAAGCTTTTTGAGCACAAGGGCAAGATTGTGGAGATCATGACAAAGTACAGTAGCAAGCGCAGTGTTCGTAAGAAGGAAAAGAGTTGA